One stretch of Nitrospirota bacterium DNA includes these proteins:
- a CDS encoding methyl-accepting chemotaxis protein encodes MGSIRQRLIFLVFAGLFVAMGLVGTSRYVSEKRDISTTVRIQGEQSGKLMAGLAAPYLLSSDLSGLNSLAGHFIHLPAAQEITIVDREGRALVHLAKPVLEKNRVVVGPQPIFSDTTKLGEVRLSVYPVKPKGGLSASLLGVFFEYLVLFILLAGILFFSVTRIITTPARELSRALKEVIDRKDFTLRVEVKERDELGDLANSVNELIAHLEQFIVGMSAISARINELSPLISSDTREIRKNAEIESGDTMSVSSSVTEMSSSIQSIAESAESLSVSAEETSSAILEMNASNQEVASHTSELASSVEDVTASVTEMIASIRDVAGHVESLSSAAEETSASAIQIEATVREVEQAAKESAGLSQQVSREAQDIGVKSIHATISAIATIKDTVGKYAETVTRLGKRSEEIGKILGVIVEVTERTNLLALNASILAAQAGEHGKGFAVVAEQIKALADRTAGSAQDIGKLIASVQREAKEAVLATSGSLTAVEEGVRRSQEAGAALDKILASSSRSAEMATMIERAMTEQYRGIKQVSEAVMNVKQMMEQIAGATQAQTRGTEKIMSAAEEMRTIARQVRTAMTEQGRGGKQIAVAADNVTLRAGKIAAGSREQRQAIGQIIESLERIQDLPRQNITRVDGMTVALKTLGEQAELLNQEILAMNTTKVKNSAGISGAR; translated from the coding sequence ATGGGTAGTATAAGACAAAGACTTATATTCCTGGTCTTCGCGGGGCTGTTCGTGGCAATGGGGTTGGTCGGGACGTCCCGGTATGTTAGTGAAAAGCGGGACATCAGTACCACTGTCCGGATCCAGGGGGAGCAGTCCGGCAAGCTCATGGCCGGGCTGGCTGCGCCCTATCTGCTGAGCTCGGACCTCAGCGGACTCAACTCCCTGGCCGGGCATTTCATCCACCTTCCCGCTGCCCAGGAGATAACCATTGTTGACCGCGAGGGAAGGGCGCTCGTTCACCTCGCCAAGCCGGTCTTGGAGAAGAATCGGGTCGTGGTAGGGCCGCAGCCGATCTTTTCGGACACCACGAAGCTCGGCGAGGTCCGCCTTTCCGTATATCCGGTGAAACCGAAAGGCGGACTCAGCGCCTCACTCCTGGGAGTGTTCTTCGAATATCTCGTTCTCTTCATTCTCCTGGCGGGAATCCTGTTCTTCTCCGTGACCCGCATCATCACAACGCCGGCCAGGGAACTCAGCCGCGCGCTCAAAGAGGTGATCGATCGAAAGGACTTTACGCTTCGTGTGGAGGTGAAGGAACGTGATGAGCTCGGAGACCTGGCGAACAGCGTAAACGAGCTGATCGCGCATCTCGAGCAGTTCATCGTTGGAATGAGCGCGATTTCCGCGCGGATCAATGAGCTGAGCCCGCTTATCTCTTCGGACACGCGGGAGATCAGAAAAAATGCCGAGATCGAATCCGGGGACACCATGAGTGTGTCTTCGTCGGTTACCGAGATGTCCTCTTCCATCCAGTCCATTGCCGAAAGCGCTGAAAGCCTGTCGGTCTCGGCTGAAGAAACGTCGTCAGCTATTCTCGAGATGAACGCCTCCAATCAGGAGGTCGCCAGCCATACGTCCGAACTTGCCTCATCGGTCGAAGACGTGACCGCCTCGGTCACCGAGATGATCGCTTCGATCCGCGACGTGGCCGGCCATGTCGAGAGCCTCTCCTCGGCGGCCGAGGAGACCTCGGCTTCGGCGATCCAGATCGAGGCAACGGTGCGGGAGGTGGAGCAGGCGGCCAAGGAATCGGCCGGGCTGTCGCAGCAGGTGTCCCGGGAAGCACAGGACATAGGGGTGAAGTCCATCCATGCAACCATAAGCGCCATTGCTACGATCAAAGACACGGTCGGGAAGTATGCCGAAACGGTCACGCGGCTCGGGAAGCGATCGGAAGAGATCGGCAAGATCCTCGGCGTGATCGTCGAGGTGACGGAGCGCACGAACCTGCTGGCATTGAACGCATCCATTCTCGCGGCCCAGGCCGGCGAGCACGGCAAGGGATTCGCCGTGGTGGCCGAGCAGATCAAGGCGCTGGCCGACCGCACCGCCGGCTCCGCCCAGGATATCGGAAAGCTCATCGCGTCGGTGCAGCGGGAGGCCAAAGAGGCTGTGCTGGCCACCTCGGGCAGTCTCACTGCCGTGGAAGAGGGCGTGCGGCGTTCTCAGGAGGCTGGTGCGGCGCTCGATAAGATCCTGGCGAGCTCGAGCCGCTCGGCGGAGATGGCCACCATGATCGAACGGGCCATGACCGAGCAGTATCGGGGCATCAAACAGGTGAGCGAGGCGGTGATGAACGTCAAGCAGATGATGGAGCAGATTGCCGGGGCGACCCAGGCACAGACCAGGGGCACGGAGAAGATCATGAGCGCCGCGGAGGAAATGCGTACGATCGCGCGGCAGGTGCGGACCGCCATGACCGAGCAGGGCCGGGGCGGCAAACAGATTGCGGTGGCGGCCGACAATGTCACCCTGCGCGCCGGCAAGATCGCCGCCGGCAGCCGCGAGCAGCGGCAGGCCATCGGTCAGATCATCGAGTCCCTGGAGCGGATCCAGGACCTCCCGCGCCAGAACATAACGCGCGTCGATGGCATGACCGTCGCGCTCAAGACACTTGGAGAGCAGGCGGAACTGCTCAATCAGGAGATCCTTGCGATGAACACGACCAAGGTGAAGAATAGCGCCGGAATATCGGGAGCGAGGTGA
- a CDS encoding methyl-accepting chemotaxis protein, which yields MNGTNTMMTYMQGWKLTKKFLVSILLVLAVVMTIMVIVLSIHQKGVLIEELNKKGKNTVEFLSGISAEPVLSYNFAYLENYVRDSARDQDVVYVVIQDNQGNPLTHQKEEPKDKDGILEFTAKIMNNNDQIGIVKAGYSTQTIDTSLRESQMIIIGLSLGMMAVISLVVYLLFRVLALRPIESLHAIITRVASGDLSRTMEVLTNDEIGELGRAANKMVVDLRHLIASVHRTAKQTAASAEQIAAGSRQVQEGANATSEAMAQTATTVIEMVASFKGVAENAGEMSRVATDASSSTTEMASSIEEVSRNSGALAAAVEDTALSIEEMIASIKQVSENTDALSASAEQTSSSITEMSSTVKEVEQRAIESARLAEKVSLDASDRGMAAAREAIKGMQNIKETVEATAAVVNRLGKRSHEIGQILKVIDEVTEQTSLLALNAAILASQAGEHGKGFAVVAEEIKDLAERTAASTQEIGSLIASVQEETAESVQAMGRGLKAVESGVDLVNVTNDVLEQVTNSSRQSADMVRAIEKTTAEQARGVAQITETSLSISDQLEQIAGALKEQRKGSERIVQAAERMRDITRLVRSATQEQTTGSRSIANAVESLTKQTSQVAHSTSEQSLGAQQISDAINRIQKITGDTVNVSIEMDKAVKVFKQNADALQGELDGFKL from the coding sequence ATGAATGGCACAAATACAATGATGACGTATATGCAGGGTTGGAAATTGACAAAAAAATTCCTGGTCAGCATCCTGCTGGTGCTCGCCGTCGTGATGACCATCATGGTTATTGTTCTCAGCATCCACCAGAAGGGCGTCCTGATCGAGGAGCTCAACAAAAAAGGAAAGAACACCGTCGAATTTCTGTCCGGCATATCGGCAGAGCCTGTTCTCTCCTATAACTTCGCCTACCTGGAGAACTACGTGCGAGACTCCGCACGGGACCAGGACGTCGTCTATGTTGTTATCCAGGACAACCAGGGGAACCCCCTCACTCACCAGAAGGAAGAGCCGAAGGACAAGGACGGGATCCTGGAGTTCACCGCGAAGATCATGAACAATAACGACCAGATCGGCATTGTCAAGGCCGGGTATTCCACGCAAACCATCGACACGTCACTCCGCGAGTCGCAGATGATCATCATCGGCCTGTCGCTGGGCATGATGGCGGTCATTTCGCTGGTCGTATACCTGCTCTTCCGGGTGCTGGCCCTGAGGCCGATCGAAAGTCTCCATGCCATCATAACCCGGGTCGCGTCCGGCGATCTGTCGCGGACAATGGAGGTGTTGACGAATGACGAAATCGGGGAGTTGGGCCGGGCGGCGAACAAGATGGTGGTGGATTTGAGGCACCTGATCGCAAGCGTTCATCGGACGGCGAAGCAGACAGCGGCGTCAGCCGAGCAGATTGCCGCGGGGTCCCGTCAGGTGCAAGAAGGAGCGAATGCAACATCCGAGGCAATGGCACAGACCGCAACGACCGTGATCGAGATGGTCGCTTCTTTCAAGGGGGTCGCCGAAAACGCCGGGGAGATGTCCCGTGTCGCCACGGACGCGTCGTCCTCGACAACGGAGATGGCATCGTCGATCGAAGAGGTGTCCAGGAATTCGGGCGCGCTTGCAGCGGCCGTAGAAGACACGGCCTTGTCAATCGAGGAAATGATCGCCTCGATCAAGCAGGTGTCGGAGAATACCGATGCGCTTTCCGCATCAGCGGAGCAGACCTCATCGTCCATCACCGAGATGAGCTCCACCGTGAAGGAGGTCGAACAGCGCGCCATCGAGTCGGCCCGCCTGGCGGAAAAGGTCTCCCTTGATGCCTCGGATCGCGGGATGGCCGCCGCCCGGGAAGCGATCAAGGGCATGCAGAACATCAAGGAGACCGTCGAGGCCACCGCCGCGGTGGTGAACCGTCTCGGGAAGCGGTCGCATGAGATCGGACAGATATTGAAGGTCATCGATGAAGTGACGGAACAGACCAGCCTGCTGGCACTGAACGCCGCCATTCTCGCATCGCAGGCCGGTGAGCACGGCAAGGGATTCGCGGTCGTTGCCGAAGAGATCAAGGACCTCGCGGAGCGCACCGCCGCGTCCACCCAGGAGATCGGCAGCCTCATCGCATCGGTGCAGGAAGAGACCGCCGAGAGCGTACAGGCCATGGGCAGAGGGCTCAAGGCCGTCGAGAGCGGCGTTGATCTGGTGAATGTGACCAATGATGTTCTCGAACAGGTAACGAACAGCTCGCGGCAGTCAGCGGACATGGTACGGGCCATCGAAAAGACCACAGCGGAGCAGGCCAGGGGAGTAGCACAGATCACCGAAACCTCCCTCAGCATTTCGGACCAGCTCGAGCAGATCGCCGGCGCTTTGAAGGAACAGCGCAAAGGGAGCGAACGGATCGTGCAGGCGGCGGAACGGATGCGTGACATCACCCGGCTGGTGAGGTCCGCGACCCAGGAGCAGACGACGGGCAGCAGGTCGATCGCGAACGCCGTTGAATCCTTGACAAAGCAGACCTCTCAGGTCGCTCACTCCACGTCGGAGCAGAGTCTGGGAGCGCAGCAGATCAGCGATGCCATCAACCGCATTCAGAAGATCACCGGCGACACGGTGAATGTGTCCATTGAGATGGATAAGGCCGTGAAGGTATTCAAGCAGAACGCGGACGCGCTCCAGGGGGAACTGGATGGCTTCAAGCTCTAA
- a CDS encoding ABC transporter substrate-binding protein has product MRRLRWKLYTVLLILCASTALAADKTVGVIMSGNISFYQEVHKAFVGALVKEGFDHRKVDTFLQMPSPDPLSWTNAARRLAVAEVDVLVTYGAPAALAAIREAKGIPIVFAGVYGPNAVGVSAKNVTGISSKVPMSSLLKYLKKLTPFTRLAIVYSELEPDSARQADELTRLESQYGFQTVRMSVKRSEDAGKLVFAGRADAVFISVSAVVNEAIDVVVKSAHSARIPTISQTGGTAEHGVILSLAPNATEQGAAAARFTARMLRGEKPAALPAEVPKLVDLVLNLKEAGVLGIKVPSDLITDATQVIK; this is encoded by the coding sequence ATGAGACGACTGCGATGGAAGCTGTATACTGTACTCCTGATACTCTGCGCGTCCACGGCCCTGGCTGCGGATAAGACCGTGGGCGTGATCATGTCGGGGAATATCAGTTTCTATCAGGAAGTGCACAAGGCCTTTGTGGGCGCTCTGGTAAAAGAGGGGTTTGATCATCGCAAGGTTGATACCTTCCTCCAGATGCCTTCACCCGACCCGTTGTCCTGGACGAATGCGGCGCGCAGGCTGGCGGTTGCCGAGGTGGACGTGCTGGTGACCTACGGAGCGCCCGCCGCACTGGCTGCGATCAGGGAGGCCAAAGGCATCCCGATCGTCTTCGCCGGTGTCTACGGGCCGAACGCAGTGGGCGTCTCGGCCAAGAATGTCACCGGCATCAGTTCCAAAGTGCCGATGTCAAGTCTGCTGAAATATTTAAAAAAGCTCACGCCCTTTACCCGGCTGGCCATTGTCTATAGTGAGCTGGAGCCTGATTCGGCGCGTCAGGCGGACGAACTGACGCGGCTCGAGAGTCAGTATGGGTTCCAGACGGTCAGGATGTCCGTCAAGAGATCCGAAGATGCCGGGAAGCTCGTGTTCGCGGGCAGGGCGGACGCGGTGTTTATCTCGGTAAGCGCGGTGGTGAATGAGGCGATCGATGTTGTCGTGAAATCAGCGCATTCCGCCAGGATCCCCACGATCAGCCAGACCGGCGGTACGGCGGAGCACGGGGTCATTCTCAGCCTGGCACCGAACGCAACGGAGCAGGGGGCGGCGGCGGCTCGATTTACCGCGAGAATGCTCAGGGGTGAGAAACCCGCCGCTTTGCCGGCTGAGGTCCCCAAGCTGGTGGACCTGGTTCTGAACCTCAAGGAAGCGGGAGTACTCGGCATCAAGGTGCCGTCTGATCTGATCACGGATGCGACGCAGGTGATCAAGTAA